Below is a window of Penaeus monodon isolate SGIC_2016 chromosome 13, NSTDA_Pmon_1, whole genome shotgun sequence DNA.
TAGTATCTTTCAAATTATATTGTAATCAATTGAGATACCTTTGTGAGGTGTATATATGCACCCTCTAAAATTCAAGCCATCCATCACACACTCTAAAACGCCTTAGAACTTTCCGAAACTAGCAAGTTATAATGaccccgggcccacactttctctaGAACATATATCACTGGAAGTATGACTGCCATGTGTGTTATCAGCATCATTTGGTGCATGTGTACGATTACCGTAtctaaagaaagagggaaaaatggggcTTTTATGTACGAGAAGCGTATCTACGTATATCAAAACCGCTAATAATTGTATTACGATGACCAGTGAACAGCACAGAAATTTTGAGGAGGAAGTACTTTCATGTCGAAAGAATGTATGACTTCACTCTGCCATCAACGCAATACGAAACgaaacaagataaaacaaaaacaacagcaaaacataagAAGGTTTTGTTAACATGTTGCACTGTTATTTATAGGCAATTACAAAGTGGTCAGTGGCTTTTACTGCTAGTACTAGAATCATTTATGGAACATGTTACTCTTTGAACTTTTTGTTACAGAGTttacgatatacatacatatatatatatatatatatatatatatatatatatatatatatatatatatatatatatatataaactaagggACTTGTACTTGTTGAAACTCTTGCAACTGTgaattcattaatattataaaaattcactTATAGTTCTTGCtgtaattagttttattatactttgttccttttttaccttttctttttttcatttggtagtGCGGCGTATATAAACCAcaatattttaagaatatatagtGCATGTATGACTGTAATAGACAATTGACATACTCAGTTATCGTTACGTTCTCTGTTTCATATATTGAAGCTAATGTATCTTGTTTGATATTCACCCCTGtctgttaagaaaagaaaataatataatatatatatatatatatatatatatatatatatatatatatatatatatatatattatatatatatatatatatatgtatgtatgtatgcatgattatcaatcattatacaAGGCAACGATACAACATTCTTATTCCACGCTTTCTTGACATCACATATGGAGcagttattattttcttcttctttttgtaccTTAAAGCTTATTCATTCGAGCATCAAGGTGTAGCACAAAGGGAAAAGAGTACAATACAAAGTACACACGAGTTACAATGATCTTTTTATCAAGTCGTCTTGAGAACAATTTTGGCCTGAACTAACGTAATTATCTCTTTACGTAttcttgtgttatatatatatatatatatatatatatatatatatatatatatatatatttgtatgtatatatatatatatgtatataaatgtatatacatatatatgtgtgtgtgtgtgtatgtatatatatatatatatatatatatatatatatatatatatatatatatatatatatatacatgcatatatatacgcgcgcgcgcacacgtgtgtgcgtgtgcgtgtgcgtgtgcgtgtgtgtgtgtgtgtgtgctcttttaTTAAAATTGTGTAGCTGCTTGTTTACTATTTCCTTATTCGGGCTATAAATTTGCTTTTATTTCACCCCCTTAAGGTGCCAAAGCCATTATATGAGTTTTGTAGGATTAGACAGttctttaaataatgaaaaatttaattctttaattcttatttaatttttcggTTCTGTTTTAAGACAGCGCCTAGTATAATACAATAATCTTATACTGAGTTACTTGTGCTATCCAATCATGCTTGCTATCAGTATCAGTTTAGGGATTTTCATAGCCTTTATTTCTCCCCTATAACcgacacacgtatatgcacaagTAAGTTGTATTCCTCATTAGAATTACTTGTCTGTAACCTTGTGTGCCTTCTGTCTATGTAATTACTGCATGAAAAACAAGTTTTCAAGTTGCAATTTCGACAAATTCGACTTTGATGCTGTTATAACTGTGCTGCATTATCTACAAGCTGACAACAGTAACAATTAAAACAGAACAAATTCCATGCCTCTTTTTTATGACCACTATCATTTACAATGTttggtttataataatttctggtgttgtttttatggttattgttatctgTCCTTCAATTTTGATATTATCATGACCGCAGTGCCTTGCATTTATTATGTTAGCTTAGACGAGTTTGttcatttattgtatatgtattctcTCTTTTAGATGCACTGCATTTAGTTTTCCATTATCATTCGCTCTTTTCATAAACATGTCTTTGTTTCAAATCAGttatttacaatattatcatatataatcggCTGTTTTGTGTCGGAAGGAAGTTCAATCATAACCATTAACTTTTAAGTTCAGTGACTTGTGCGAAATTAACGTGAAACCGACCAACATGTGTTTTTCAGTAAATATTTTGGGTTACttacaaaattttgaaaatatacttAGGTGATTAAGTAttaatatgtacacacgcatacgtgtgcgcacacacacacatatatacatatataggtgtatatacatacatgtgtgtatatatattatatatacatacatatataaacaagtgttgatgtgtgtatatgatatatatatatatatatatatatatatatatatatatatatatatatatatatatatatatagatagatagatagatagatagatagatatagatatagatatatacatatatatatatatatatatatatatatatatatatatatatcaacatgtgtatgtgtatgtatatgtatatatgtatttaattatgtttctgtgcacatatacgtgtgtgtggatgggtataACCAGTTTATTCTAAAATGAAATAGTGGATTCTTTCCTATTTGATATAACAATttatatgttttcattttcttcatctatcccttttctctctctctctaactctctctctctctctctttccctctttctcttcccttctcaggTCCTTTGTTCCTTTCATCTCACTACTTTCATAACACTCTATTATGTTATTCCAGTTGCCTTTTCATTCGTAATTTTACTCAGTTACCCTATTAATATGTCCACGTTTTCTTTTATAATACCTACGTAACTTGTTATCTTTATTCTATATTAGTGTCCCcgttaatttattcatttcaacattccattacaattattaaatttttaaggaGTAGTTTTAGTGTAGCTTTATTGTAGCAATACGCACAATTTTGATCAGTTGAAAGTAAAAGCATTCTTAACATGCCCTTTGGTGAGTAAGACAAACTATTCACCCTTGTAATAAAATTGGGAATCAAGAATGTTAATTGTAATTTGTAACTTACTGGTGAATGCAAGAAAGTCGTAACTGAGTGAATGTATTTCATACTATTTAGCAAAGCCATATTCAAAGTTCCTTTTAATATGTGTCCGAAGAAATAAATGACATTTAAGAGAATTACTGTAGTAGTAACGAGCATACTTTTGTGTGactaataaaaagtaaacatTTATTGTGATTTCTCAGTAACTTAATTATTAAATACAATGGAATACGGGCATATACACGCGAACACACATAGCCTGTGTTAAAGCAGAACGCacatacagaaacagaaacacacacacacacacacacacacacacacacacacacacacacacacacacacacacacacacacacacacacacacacacacacacacacacacacacacacacacacacacacacacacacacacacacacatacgaaatgTAATTCATAAACCTTGCTTGTGAATGCCGTCTGTTCGTCGATAATAATCATTAGCTAAAATtggattttaatatttatgtaatttatcaTGATTTCTCTATCGTAACGACCCAATTTACATAATAAGGATGTATTAAAATCATTTATTAATCAAAAATATCTTAATCCTAACCCTGTTCTTTATTTCCTCCAATTGCAGTTGGCTCAACCTAAGGACCTTTTTtcccattaagaaaaaaaaaagtattttcaaagCCACAAAGATGCCGGTGATGAcgtcatgttgttgttgtttctctacCAAAGTCGGCAGCATTTTGATCGGCACCATCAGTCTGGTGAGTCTTAAGGATGGAGGAAAGATGTGTTTCTCTtagttttccttattatcattcataattcttagtttttattgttattactctttattCTCAGTCTTTGTTGTCTCTCAGTTCCTTTCTTTGTTCCAACCTTTCCCACCTTTTGGATCTGAAGTTTCTCATCGTGTGGTCGTAGTGCATCCGGTTTAGAGTCATATTTCTCCTCAACATAAGCATCgtgttgtatattgtatatcattcACATTTCACGTtatatttcactttctttcttttgttttttcccctcatcaCACCTGATTTTAGGAAACcccatttattcacttattcttaaccctttcactctcttcctgCTGCAGGTGGTGTCCTTCTGTGCCGCCGTCGGGTTCTGCTTCGGACTCATCAACATTGAGGAAATGCAACATCAGCTGAAAGTCAGCGTCATGAACTACCAAGGAAGTGTCACGGCGAATGTCACGGAAGATAGACTGAAGGTGTTTGATGATGTTATTGGACTGCAGACTATTGTTGATCGTAAGATCTTATTGTTTATTCCGTGACACGATCAGATTACTATTTTTGAACTGGTGTGTTGGAGGTTTATATTGAGGGTTTATCTTGTGTTTGAAGGAAAAGTGCATTAGTATGCCTTTCATCACAATATTCCGTCTCTTTCGCCAGATATCCAAACTATCTTTATAGTCGGTCTCGTCTACTATGGAATCTACACCTTTGCTTCGCTTTTTATGACGTATGGATCGTGTACGGTGAGTATGGGACATGCCCACCCATTCTTATATATTTCATCCCATGCTCATCCGTTTTGTTTCACTCAATATATTTTAGCAATACACTAGAGTCTGTTTgggatatataaatgataatgggaAGGGGTATGAATCcaggaaataatgatatatactgtaacctgtatacaaaataaacaaactcgGTTTCAGGTGATTCAGAATATCACGATGTATGGTACCTTATGCTATTGTTTgctaattcatatatctatatattttttctttctttctttttctttttctagaatAACCTAACGTGACGTGACTTACAGAGCCCATTCTTCCACAGAGTATCAGGATGTTGCTTCTACCTTGGCTCGTGCTGGAGTTCGTCCCCCTTGCATTCCAGGCCGCCTCCATCATCGCCCTCTTCATGTATGGCAAAGACGACCCCACTTTGTCCCAAGGAGGAGCGTACATCATCTCAGGACTCCTCTGCATCTTGGCGTTCGGT
It encodes the following:
- the LOC119579961 gene encoding uncharacterized protein LOC119579961, coding for MPVMTSCCCCFSTKVGSILIGTISLVVSFCAAVGFCFGLINIEEMQHQLKVSVMNYQGSVTANVTEDRLKVFDDVIGLQTIVDHIQTIFIVGLVYYGIYTFASLFMTYGSCTSIRMLLLPWLVLEFVPLAFQAASIIALFMYGKDDPTLSQGGAYIISGLLCILAFVIHVYWWMCPVALYQSLKEETVVEPLVPPSHPMYPPALMKY